The Staphylococcus sp. 17KM0847 DNA segment ACTTTGACGCACGCACACCTCAATTATCCATTACATGTAATTGAAATTAATGAGCAACTCGAGTTAACAATTGACCGATTTGAAGTGTCAGTTTTACCCTTAAACCATGGTGTACCTTGTTATGGCTATCGCGTCAAAGCTCCAAGCACACCGGGAAAGCTAGATGTCGCCAAACTGCAAGCAATAGGCATGCAACCCGGTCCCATGTATCAACATGTTAAAAACCAAGACACATTCGAGTTTGAAGGGGTCGTTTATGATGCACATCATTTTAAAGATGCTGATAAGCAAGGTCCTATCGTTGCAATTTTTGGAGATACAAAACCATGTTCAAATGAAAAAATCTTGGCACACCATGCAGATGTAATGGTACATGAAGCCACATACATAGAAGGGGATAAGCAACTAGCAAATAACTACTATCATAGCCATATTGATGATGTCTTTGACTTAATTGCACACGCTGATGTTAAACATAGTTTATTGACGCATCTAAGCAATCGTTATACAAAAGAGGATATTCGACGTATTGATCAACAACTAACCAAAACACAAAATATATCCTTTCAATTTGTTGAAGATTTTGATGATTATTCATTTTAATGACTTAACAAAAAATAGGGCAATGAAGCTTTAGTATCCAAAGACTTCGTTGTCCTATTTTAATTGACATCACTCATATTAAAAATAAGCGATGTTGATATTTTTAATTATGGATAAACATACTGACTCGATGTACTTTAATCTTCTTCTTGCTCTGAAAGTTCTACACTACGATTGACCGCAGCAGTTAAACAATCTTCAAATATACTTTCAATATCATATTGAGATAAAGCATTCAATCCTGCTTGTGTTGTTCCACCTTTAGACGTAATATTTTTACGCAACTGCTCCATACTCAAGTCAGAACGTTCAATCATCTTGCTCGTTCCAATAATCAACTCTTGAATGGATTCCTCAACTTGTGCTTTATCTAAACCGAGCTTTGTCCCAGCATCGACATATTTTTCAAAAACGTGGTATAAAAAGGCAGGACCACTTCCTGTAATGGCTGTTACTTGATGTAAGTGATCTTCTTTCACTTCGATAGCAGAGCCAAACGCATTAATAACCTCTAATACTTCATCTTTTGATTTAGGTCCAAAATTAGGAGAAAAACTTAATCCCGTTACCGAATGACCAACATGTGCATTGGTATTTGGCATAATGCGAGCGATTGGATTATCTACACCTAGAGCTTCACGAATATATGAAATGGGTAAACCTGCCATAATCGAAATAAACTTATTTTTACTATCAATATGGCTGTGCATACGTTCAGCTAAACTTGTAAAATCATGTGGTTTAGATCCCAGAAAGACATAGTCTGCATCTTTTAATAAAGTAGCGTCATCATAGCTATATTGAATCCCTAACTCTGCTTGATATTGCTTTAGCGCCTCTTCATTCGAGCGGTTCGTTAAATAAATATTTTCAGCTGGTAAAACTTTTGAACTAATAATACCTGTAAAAATCGCATGTGCCATATTACCTGCCCCATAAAATACAATTTTCATACAATATTTCACTTCCCCAATCGTTTATTTTATTTTATAGTAACATACATATTGACCGATTCGTGAAAGAAAGGATGAAAAATCTTGACGTATCGACACTATTTAATTACTGGGGGAACGAGCGGACTGGGTTATGAAATAACAAAAATTTTATATCGTAAAAAACATCAACTCACACTTCTCGTACGTAACGTTAATCATGCGCGACAAGTATTTCCAGAATGTGATTATCCTCATATTCATTTCTTATTATGCGACTTAACTGATATGCAACAAATTCAAACATTACCGTTACAACTATCAAAGCAATCGATTGTTTTTGATGGTATTATTCATTGTGCTGGTATAGGTTATTTTAAATCACTTTTTGACCACACATATGAGGAAATGATACAAACTTATCAAATCAATGCCACACACTTTGCAATTTTACTAAATATTATACAACCTCATTTAGTAAAAGACGCTGCTATTGTCGCAATAAGTAGTCAGGCCGCTCACGCTACTCAGCCTTACGCCGCACATTATGCAGCGAGCAAGTCAGCACTTAATCATATTTTAAATGCTTTACGTTTAGAAGTACCTACGTATCGTGTACTTAATGTCAATGTTGGACCTATTGAAACATCATTTCATAGTAAAGCTGATCCAACTGGTCATTATGCTGAAAAAGTAAAGCATATGATGCTCAATCCATATCAGCTCGCACAGTGCATCGTAAAATCGATAGGGACACACCGCAAAGAAATTAATCAACCCAAATGGATGCACATCTTATTAAAATTTTATCAACTCTCACCACGCTTATATGAGAAAATAGGAAAGCCTTTTTTTATGAGTAAAAATAAAAAATAGAATGGCATGCTTATCATAAAAATCATCCTAAATCAGTGCGTCAATATCTATAAATAGCAGTAGGCGGTCGATATAAAAATATGTTTTGATAAACATCTACTTGTAGTCACACTTGTTAGGGTGGCACAGCTTATTTTGCTGTGCCACCCTGTAATCTTTTTAAACTATGATAAATGTTGTGTGTATGCAATAGACTTAACACTATTCCGTGCTTGTTCAAGTATTTCAGGTGTTATCTTCTGTTCAAACTGTGCCACATTATCTCGTAATTGTTCAGCGCTGCTTGCACCTACAATAATAGAGCCTAAAGCGTCAAATGATTTTAAATAGTCGAAGCTAAGCGCTGTAAGATGCGGTGTTATATCATGTAAAGTTTCCATAGTATGCGCCAATGTTGCACCATCATAGTCAAAAATACCATCTGCAAATTTTTCTTTTAGTATAGATTGATAATTTTGCGTTAAAAGCCCTTTAAATACTGGTCCACGTGCTAGTATTTTCACACCTTTATCATGTATTTCGTCCACGAGCATTTCGGGTCTATGATCAATTAAGTTAAACTGAGACATGATAACGTCAATATTACTATGTGCCAAGTAATATCTGATGACATTAGGGCGAATAGAAGAGATTCCATATGCTCGAATCCATCCTTCTTCCTTTAATTCCTCAAATGCACTTATCGTTTCATCTAAGGGATCATCTATCGTTCCGCCGTGAAGCATATATATATCTAACTGATCTAATCCTAAACGTTGCAACGAATACTTTACGTTTTCCTTGATATATGATTTAGATGGATTCCATATCATCTCACCGTTTGGCTGTAATTGATTACCTACTTTTGTACCTACAACAATATCATCTCGATGTTGGTATTTGCGGAGTACCTTTCCAACAATGTCTTCATTTATACCTTTATCATAAATATCTGCTGTATCAAAATAGGTAATACCTGAATCCAATGCCGTTTCTATAATATGTTCAGCATGAGCATACTCCGTACCTAGGCTCATACACCCAAGTCCTAATTCAGATAATGTAATACCACTTTTTAAAATATTTTTTTGCATGATATAACTCCTTCCGATACACTTTATATATATCATCATATCAAATCACTGATATAAATTAAAAGGAGCGAACGCTATGCACTTTGAAGAAAAAACAATTTCAAAAGAAGTACTATATGAAGGAAAAATTATTGATGTCGAAAAACATCTTGTCACATTGCCCAATGATCAAACAGCTTATCGTGAAATTGTCAAACACAATGGTGCTGTCGCAGTTTGTGCAATGACACCTGAAAATAAAGTCATTTTAGTAAAACAATTTCGCAAACCACTTGAACATACACTTATTGAAATCCCTGCTGGCAAGCTTGAAATAGGGGAAAATAGAGAAGCTGCAGCCAAAAGAGAGCTAGAAGAAGAAACAGGCTATCGTACGAAAAACCTTACACATATTGGAGATGTATACGGTGCACCGGGCTTCTCAAACGAATTAATTTCTATTTATTTTACAAATCAATTAGAAAAAGGACATATACAGTTAGATGAGGATGAATTTGTCGAAACATTATACTACACGCTTTCTGATGTCCAACAGGCAGTCAGCTCACGAAAAATCAAAGATGCTAAAACATTAATTGCACTTCAATACGTATTATCAGTTTATAATCATTCTAATGAAAAGGGTTGAAAGATTGCTTTTTTTCT contains these protein-coding regions:
- the rnz gene encoding ribonuclease Z produces the protein MELIFFGTSAGLPTKDRHTQSIALKLEPYATDVWLFDVGEATQHQILHHSIKLGRVSHIFITHMHGDHVFGLPGVLTSRSFQGGEDKPLTIIGPKGIKSYIETSLTLTHAHLNYPLHVIEINEQLELTIDRFEVSVLPLNHGVPCYGYRVKAPSTPGKLDVAKLQAIGMQPGPMYQHVKNQDTFEFEGVVYDAHHFKDADKQGPIVAIFGDTKPCSNEKILAHHADVMVHEATYIEGDKQLANNYYHSHIDDVFDLIAHADVKHSLLTHLSNRYTKEDIRRIDQQLTKTQNISFQFVEDFDDYSF
- the proC gene encoding pyrroline-5-carboxylate reductase, which translates into the protein MKIVFYGAGNMAHAIFTGIISSKVLPAENIYLTNRSNEEALKQYQAELGIQYSYDDATLLKDADYVFLGSKPHDFTSLAERMHSHIDSKNKFISIMAGLPISYIREALGVDNPIARIMPNTNAHVGHSVTGLSFSPNFGPKSKDEVLEVINAFGSAIEVKEDHLHQVTAITGSGPAFLYHVFEKYVDAGTKLGLDKAQVEESIQELIIGTSKMIERSDLSMEQLRKNITSKGGTTQAGLNALSQYDIESIFEDCLTAAVNRSVELSEQEED
- a CDS encoding SDR family oxidoreductase yields the protein MTYRHYLITGGTSGLGYEITKILYRKKHQLTLLVRNVNHARQVFPECDYPHIHFLLCDLTDMQQIQTLPLQLSKQSIVFDGIIHCAGIGYFKSLFDHTYEEMIQTYQINATHFAILLNIIQPHLVKDAAIVAISSQAAHATQPYAAHYAASKSALNHILNALRLEVPTYRVLNVNVGPIETSFHSKADPTGHYAEKVKHMMLNPYQLAQCIVKSIGTHRKEINQPKWMHILLKFYQLSPRLYEKIGKPFFMSKNKK
- a CDS encoding aldo/keto reductase: MQKNILKSGITLSELGLGCMSLGTEYAHAEHIIETALDSGITYFDTADIYDKGINEDIVGKVLRKYQHRDDIVVGTKVGNQLQPNGEMIWNPSKSYIKENVKYSLQRLGLDQLDIYMLHGGTIDDPLDETISAFEELKEEGWIRAYGISSIRPNVIRYYLAHSNIDVIMSQFNLIDHRPEMLVDEIHDKGVKILARGPVFKGLLTQNYQSILKEKFADGIFDYDGATLAHTMETLHDITPHLTALSFDYLKSFDALGSIIVGASSAEQLRDNVAQFEQKITPEILEQARNSVKSIAYTQHLS
- a CDS encoding NUDIX domain-containing protein gives rise to the protein MHFEEKTISKEVLYEGKIIDVEKHLVTLPNDQTAYREIVKHNGAVAVCAMTPENKVILVKQFRKPLEHTLIEIPAGKLEIGENREAAAKRELEEETGYRTKNLTHIGDVYGAPGFSNELISIYFTNQLEKGHIQLDEDEFVETLYYTLSDVQQAVSSRKIKDAKTLIALQYVLSVYNHSNEKG